A region of Chloracidobacterium sp. DNA encodes the following proteins:
- a CDS encoding acyl-CoA dehydrogenase family protein, producing MQFNEEHQLFRKTLRDFIEKEINPYVDQWEKDGIWPAHEVLKKMGDLDFLGVNYPPEYGGLGLDYWYNIIRAEELGRIPCGGVPMGITVHTDMCTPALAEFGSHELKKRFLEPAIRGTQVGAIAVSEPDAGSDVARIRTRAESDGDYYVITGSKMWITNGTQADWVCLLARTSPGESYEGMSLIIVPTDLPGFIVSRKIEKLGNWSSDTAELAFEGVRVPKWFRIGEEGQGFKLQMQQFQKERLIAAVTCYAGAERIVEITKNYLKTRKTFGKPLIDNQYIQFRLAEVVTEIECLRQLCYHCTEKLIAGQDMTREASMAKLKGGQLVRLVADVCLQFHGGIGYTEEYPLARYYRDSRLFPIGGGADEIMMSIIAKYEGFYTERPRVVATKSATA from the coding sequence ATGCAGTTCAACGAAGAACATCAGCTTTTCCGTAAAACGCTCCGTGACTTCATTGAGAAGGAAATCAACCCGTACGTTGACCAGTGGGAAAAGGACGGCATCTGGCCGGCCCACGAGGTACTCAAGAAAATGGGTGACCTCGATTTCTTGGGCGTCAACTACCCGCCGGAGTACGGCGGACTGGGTTTGGATTACTGGTACAACATCATTCGCGCCGAAGAGCTTGGGCGAATTCCCTGCGGCGGCGTCCCCATGGGGATTACGGTGCACACGGATATGTGTACGCCGGCGCTGGCGGAGTTCGGTTCGCATGAACTCAAGAAGCGCTTTCTAGAGCCGGCGATTCGCGGAACACAGGTCGGCGCAATCGCCGTTTCCGAGCCGGACGCTGGTTCGGACGTAGCCCGCATTCGGACGCGCGCCGAATCCGACGGCGACTACTACGTGATTACCGGCAGCAAGATGTGGATTACCAACGGTACGCAGGCCGACTGGGTTTGCCTATTGGCGCGAACCTCGCCCGGCGAGTCGTATGAAGGCATGTCGCTGATTATAGTGCCGACTGACTTGCCGGGTTTCATCGTCAGCCGCAAGATTGAAAAACTCGGCAACTGGTCGTCAGACACGGCGGAGCTGGCGTTTGAGGGAGTACGAGTGCCGAAGTGGTTTCGCATCGGCGAAGAAGGGCAGGGCTTCAAGCTGCAAATGCAGCAGTTCCAGAAAGAGCGGCTGATTGCGGCGGTGACGTGCTACGCCGGGGCGGAGCGGATTGTCGAGATCACGAAAAACTACCTCAAGACGCGGAAGACCTTTGGCAAGCCCCTAATTGACAATCAATACATTCAGTTCCGGCTGGCGGAGGTCGTCACGGAAATCGAATGCCTGCGGCAGTTGTGCTACCACTGTACGGAAAAGCTCATTGCCGGACAGGACATGACGCGCGAGGCGTCGATGGCGAAGCTCAAGGGTGGGCAATTGGTGCGACTGGTCGCCGACGTCTGCCTGCAATTCCACGGTGGGATCGGATACACGGAGGAATATCCGCTGGCGCGGTACTACCGGGATTCGCGGTTGTTCCCCATCGGAGGCGGTGCAGATGAGATTATGATGAGCATCATCGCCAAGTACGAAGGTTTTTACACCGAGCGGCCGCGCGTGGTGGCAACGAAATCGGCGACGGCGTAA
- a CDS encoding protein kinase, giving the protein MKQCPTCQTQYPDDAKFCPRDGTSLAPAGAPTADPFIGQVLAGRYEILSKLGEGGMGSVYSARHLRLERVDAVKILRPDAANPEAARRFLREAKLAAGINHPNAVVIHDFGEAESGVAFLAMEYIQGQPLSKLLQKHGPLPPARVVAIVRQIASALDAAHQLGVIHRDLKPDNIMVMDGDRVKVVDFGIAKAVGGMESVVPMTQVGFIVGTPQYMSPEQVLGEPLDARSDVYALALTTYEMLTGAPAFLGDSLQAQMVARLSEPPRPMVVAAPHVAVPPAIEAVVRQALARSPAHRPASAGMFADQLEKALSTVEDTRAMAATTDRATHHQGATIATAGARSPAATQPATPNRDDVFRPPPAYAAAPPLPATVAQPMAASMPGTVWQTPYAAPTYPTPPTQSAAPGHSETSKNVWIIGGVLGIAGLVVVVLVVGAALYFYAPSDGGGGNTPSVVTIDTTAILRESRALREAGDYDKALRLVDEQLAANPTSPELRIEKAEILFEQERFVESEDIVYAVLKSHPDYGPAYQNLGVLKWRQNKVEEAIANQKRCLELNPEQEYVCYAHAVLSQIYAEQYLSDKRKFAARADEAEMEARSALTTATRKSLEIYPRLTLAGLFIDRKQYALAREQVDKIFQDGALRRNRDRAAVFSYAALIAFGEKRYAEAAEAAEQASQLDPQNKDYRRLADMLRRYRRRG; this is encoded by the coding sequence ATGAAACAATGCCCGACTTGCCAGACGCAGTACCCGGATGACGCCAAATTCTGTCCACGCGACGGCACGTCTCTTGCCCCCGCCGGCGCTCCAACCGCCGATCCCTTCATCGGGCAAGTCCTTGCCGGACGCTATGAAATCCTCTCTAAGCTGGGTGAAGGCGGCATGGGGAGCGTTTACAGCGCTCGTCATCTCCGGTTGGAACGTGTGGACGCTGTGAAGATTCTGCGCCCTGACGCCGCCAATCCTGAGGCGGCGCGGCGTTTTTTGCGCGAGGCTAAACTGGCCGCTGGCATTAACCATCCCAATGCCGTCGTCATTCACGACTTTGGCGAAGCCGAGTCCGGCGTGGCCTTTCTGGCGATGGAATACATCCAAGGGCAGCCGCTCTCCAAGCTGTTGCAAAAACACGGGCCGCTGCCGCCGGCGCGTGTCGTCGCCATTGTGCGCCAAATTGCTTCGGCGTTGGACGCTGCCCATCAGTTGGGTGTCATCCACCGCGACCTTAAGCCCGACAACATCATGGTGATGGATGGCGACCGCGTGAAGGTCGTGGACTTTGGGATCGCCAAAGCCGTCGGCGGTATGGAAAGCGTCGTTCCGATGACGCAAGTCGGCTTCATCGTCGGGACGCCGCAGTACATGTCGCCTGAACAGGTCCTAGGCGAACCGCTGGATGCCCGCTCCGACGTCTATGCGTTGGCGCTGACGACCTATGAAATGCTGACTGGAGCGCCGGCGTTTCTGGGTGACTCCTTACAGGCGCAAATGGTGGCGCGGTTATCGGAGCCGCCGCGCCCGATGGTGGTCGCCGCCCCCCATGTCGCCGTGCCGCCTGCCATCGAAGCCGTGGTGCGGCAGGCGTTGGCGCGATCGCCGGCGCACCGTCCAGCTTCGGCCGGGATGTTCGCCGACCAACTTGAAAAGGCTTTATCCACCGTGGAGGACACACGCGCAATGGCGGCCACGACGGATCGCGCAACGCACCACCAAGGCGCGACGATCGCCACCGCCGGAGCGCGGTCGCCAGCCGCCACGCAGCCTGCGACGCCAAACCGGGACGATGTGTTTCGTCCGCCGCCCGCCTACGCCGCCGCGCCGCCGCTGCCTGCGACGGTTGCCCAACCGATGGCGGCTTCCATGCCGGGGACAGTGTGGCAAACACCGTACGCCGCGCCGACCTATCCGACGCCGCCGACGCAGTCCGCCGCTCCGGGACACAGCGAAACGTCTAAGAACGTCTGGATTATTGGCGGCGTGCTTGGCATCGCCGGTCTGGTTGTTGTCGTTCTAGTCGTTGGCGCGGCGCTGTACTTCTATGCCCCCTCGGACGGCGGCGGTGGGAATACCCCGTCGGTGGTTACCATTGACACCACCGCCATACTGCGCGAGTCGCGCGCCTTGCGCGAGGCAGGCGACTACGACAAGGCGCTGCGACTGGTTGACGAGCAGCTGGCTGCGAATCCTACGTCACCGGAATTGCGCATTGAAAAGGCGGAAATCCTGTTTGAGCAGGAGCGTTTTGTTGAGTCGGAAGATATTGTGTACGCCGTGCTGAAGTCGCATCCCGATTATGGGCCGGCCTACCAAAACTTAGGTGTTCTGAAGTGGCGGCAAAACAAGGTTGAGGAAGCCATCGCCAACCAGAAACGCTGTTTGGAACTCAACCCGGAGCAGGAGTACGTCTGCTATGCGCACGCGGTTCTGTCACAGATTTACGCCGAGCAGTACCTCTCCGACAAACGCAAGTTTGCGGCGCGGGCGGATGAGGCCGAAATGGAGGCGCGTTCGGCGCTGACGACGGCGACGCGGAAAAGCTTGGAGATTTATCCGCGCCTTACGCTTGCCGGCCTGTTCATTGATCGCAAGCAGTATGCGCTGGCGCGTGAACAGGTGGACAAGATTTTTCAGGACGGGGCGCTGAGGCGCAACCGCGACAGGGCAGCAGTTTTTTCCTATGCGGCGTTGATTGCATTTGGTGAAAAGCGTTACGCCGAAGCAGCCGAGGCGGCCGAGCAGGCGTCCCAGCTTGATCCCCAAAACAAAGATTATCGGAGGCTGGCTGACATGCTACGACGCTACCGCCGCCGGGGTTAA
- a CDS encoding 6-phosphofructokinase codes for MEIRTLGVLTGGGDAPGLNAALRAVVRRAMQHGIRVLGIHQGWNGLIHGRVEPLTRYSVSGILPRGGTILGTSRVNPMQTDEIAERIRVNWRKYELDALIVIGGEGTLSAALEMHRRYGYPIVGVPKTIDNDLCGTDMTFGFDTAMSVATEAIDRLHTTAESHDRVMVVEVMGRHAGWIAAGAGIAGGADIILVPEHPFRISEVCQILNHRKSLGRFFSIIVVAEDAHPHPDEDFLTPEERERVFQHTRLGGIGHLLAKKIEELTGIETRVTVLGYTQRGGVPTAYDRLLATRLGVKAVDMVRAGEFGCMAALQGMRMASVPIEQAVACIKRLDDELYETARVFFG; via the coding sequence ATGGAGATTCGTACGTTAGGTGTCTTGACGGGCGGCGGCGACGCGCCTGGCCTCAATGCTGCGCTGCGCGCTGTTGTCCGTCGCGCCATGCAGCACGGGATTCGCGTGCTGGGCATCCATCAGGGCTGGAACGGCCTAATCCATGGGCGCGTCGAGCCGCTGACGAGATATTCGGTCTCAGGCATCCTGCCGCGCGGCGGGACGATTCTCGGTACGTCGCGCGTTAATCCTATGCAGACCGATGAAATCGCTGAACGAATTCGCGTCAACTGGCGCAAGTACGAGCTGGACGCCTTGATTGTCATCGGCGGTGAAGGAACGCTCAGCGCGGCGCTAGAAATGCACCGGCGGTACGGCTATCCCATCGTCGGCGTTCCCAAAACCATTGACAACGATCTGTGTGGTACGGATATGACGTTCGGCTTTGATACGGCGATGTCGGTCGCCACCGAGGCCATTGACCGCCTGCACACTACGGCGGAGTCGCACGATCGTGTGATGGTGGTGGAAGTTATGGGACGGCATGCCGGCTGGATCGCCGCCGGCGCTGGGATTGCGGGCGGTGCCGACATCATTCTCGTTCCAGAGCATCCGTTCCGCATCAGCGAGGTGTGCCAAATCCTCAATCACCGTAAATCGCTAGGGCGCTTCTTCTCAATTATCGTCGTCGCGGAGGACGCCCACCCGCACCCGGACGAAGATTTTTTGACACCGGAGGAACGCGAGCGCGTGTTTCAGCATACGCGGCTGGGCGGCATTGGACACTTGTTGGCGAAAAAAATCGAGGAATTGACCGGTATCGAAACCCGCGTTACGGTCTTAGGCTACACGCAACGCGGCGGCGTCCCAACTGCTTATGATCGGCTGCTGGCGACGCGCCTCGGCGTCAAAGCCGTGGATATGGTACGCGCCGGTGAATTCGGCTGCATGGCGGCGCTGCAGGGGATGCGCATGGCGTCGGTGCCGATTGAACAGGCCGTCGCCTGCATTAAGCGTCTGGATGATGAGTTGTATGAGACAGCGCGCGTCTTCTTCGGATAA
- a CDS encoding AAA family ATPase, translated as MNLAEARAANVRGNEYLQQGDYAAAIAAYREAIAHDPYARAYPRERGIIHANLAYALSLAGDLTAACEAYQAAIRLEPRRATYHNELGDVLFRLEDWSAALAAYQRAAQAETFLRVYPEAPGLIQYNLGLTYSRLGDVEAARRHLAEAVRREPNNPNYRAALEEVRPPVEAPPPDVVRRRPTFADIGGYDDAKRSIAQAVRIVLEAERAARYRIRLNGILLVGEPGSGKTFFAEATAGEFQLPLLRVTLSEVTSKWAGESVERLHQVFEQAAQRAPCLLFFDDFDGLAATLRDTESNIEHRRFLEAFIQHVEQVRSKPGVVLMAATSQPNALEAAMVRPGRFDWRIILPPPGVTERRAILESLLNLRPIGEVNYDRWAARTAGYTAADLARLVNTAALAAFAADQPIADQHLAAALAQFEAKERFFGVKRSWADIVMADDVRATFRLIQQLLEDPEAGRVFGLTPPRGAVLYGPPGTGKTTLARVLAYEARCSFYAVTPSDIYAKWAGESERRVTELFQRARANRPSILFFDEADALFGVRSAAAGEAAPHVNRVVNQFLAEMDGMRANDRLFVLAATNRLDLIDPAILRAGRLSEKIHVPLPNREQRRALFALFTQAMRLEETVCLEALAEATVGKSGADIEEICQVAARAAFLRCLEADGEQRCVTYEDFRYALSLVGVALAKNQTDGRTAAPSSVEVATVG; from the coding sequence ATGAATCTTGCCGAAGCGCGGGCCGCCAATGTACGCGGCAATGAGTACCTTCAACAGGGGGACTATGCGGCGGCCATCGCCGCCTACCGTGAAGCCATCGCACACGACCCGTACGCTCGCGCCTATCCACGTGAGCGCGGCATCATTCACGCCAACCTTGCCTACGCCCTGTCGCTGGCGGGCGATCTCACCGCCGCCTGTGAAGCCTATCAGGCGGCGATTCGGCTTGAGCCGCGCCGCGCGACCTACCACAACGAACTTGGTGATGTCCTCTTCCGGTTGGAAGACTGGTCGGCAGCGCTGGCGGCCTATCAGCGGGCGGCGCAGGCAGAAACCTTTCTGCGGGTGTACCCTGAAGCGCCGGGCCTGATTCAGTACAACTTGGGATTGACCTACAGCCGTCTGGGGGACGTTGAAGCGGCGCGGCGACACTTGGCGGAAGCCGTCCGGCGTGAACCAAACAACCCAAACTACCGGGCGGCGCTGGAAGAAGTTCGCCCGCCGGTTGAAGCGCCGCCGCCCGATGTTGTACGCCGCCGCCCAACCTTTGCAGACATCGGCGGCTACGACGACGCCAAGCGGAGCATTGCGCAGGCGGTGCGGATTGTGCTGGAGGCGGAACGGGCGGCGCGCTACCGGATTCGGCTCAACGGCATTCTGCTGGTCGGCGAACCGGGCAGCGGTAAGACATTCTTTGCCGAAGCGACGGCGGGCGAGTTTCAGCTACCGCTGCTGCGAGTGACACTCAGTGAAGTCACTTCCAAATGGGCTGGCGAAAGCGTCGAACGCCTGCACCAGGTTTTTGAACAAGCCGCGCAGCGCGCGCCGTGTCTGTTGTTCTTTGACGATTTTGACGGGCTAGCGGCGACGCTGCGCGATACGGAGTCCAACATTGAGCACCGCCGTTTCCTTGAGGCGTTCATCCAACACGTCGAGCAGGTCCGCTCCAAGCCGGGCGTGGTGCTCATGGCGGCCACATCGCAGCCGAACGCGCTGGAAGCTGCCATGGTGCGGCCGGGACGCTTCGACTGGCGTATCATACTGCCGCCGCCCGGTGTGACGGAGCGCCGCGCCATACTAGAAAGCTTACTGAACCTGCGTCCCATCGGGGAGGTCAACTACGACCGCTGGGCCGCGCGGACAGCCGGCTATACGGCGGCTGATCTGGCGCGGCTGGTCAATACAGCGGCGCTGGCAGCGTTCGCCGCCGACCAGCCGATTGCGGATCAGCATTTGGCGGCGGCGCTGGCGCAGTTTGAAGCGAAGGAGCGGTTCTTCGGGGTGAAACGCTCGTGGGCGGACATCGTGATGGCGGACGACGTGCGGGCGACGTTCCGTCTGATCCAGCAGTTGCTCGAAGACCCTGAAGCCGGTCGCGTCTTCGGGCTAACGCCGCCGCGCGGCGCGGTGCTGTACGGCCCGCCGGGGACTGGCAAGACGACGCTGGCGCGTGTGCTAGCCTATGAAGCCCGGTGTAGCTTCTACGCCGTGACGCCTAGCGACATCTACGCCAAGTGGGCCGGCGAATCTGAGCGCCGCGTAACGGAACTATTCCAGCGGGCGCGCGCCAACCGTCCTAGCATCCTCTTCTTCGACGAAGCGGACGCCTTATTCGGCGTTCGCTCGGCGGCGGCCGGAGAGGCTGCCCCGCATGTCAACCGTGTCGTCAATCAGTTCTTGGCCGAAATGGACGGCATGCGCGCTAATGATCGCCTGTTTGTATTGGCGGCGACCAACCGCCTTGACTTGATTGATCCGGCAATCCTGCGCGCCGGTCGCCTGTCGGAAAAAATTCATGTCCCGTTGCCAAACCGTGAACAGCGGCGGGCGCTTTTTGCGCTGTTCACGCAGGCGATGCGGCTTGAAGAAACAGTTTGTTTGGAAGCATTGGCGGAGGCGACGGTCGGCAAATCCGGCGCGGATATTGAGGAAATCTGTCAGGTTGCCGCGCGTGCGGCCTTTCTGCGCTGTTTGGAAGCGGACGGCGAACAACGCTGCGTCACGTATGAAGACTTTCGCTACGCCCTGTCACTCGTCGGCGTCGCCCTAGCGAAAAACCAAACGGACGGCCGCACCGCGGCGCCGTCCTCAGTGGAGGTCGCCACCGTCGGGTAA
- the purS gene encoding phosphoribosylformylglycinamidine synthase subunit PurS has protein sequence MKATVHVTLKPGVLDPQGQTIQRASEAIGFTRIADVRQGKFFEVEVAADGDLEAARAELERFAREVLANPVIEDYRIEFPAAASTGS, from the coding sequence ATGAAAGCTACAGTACACGTGACGCTCAAGCCGGGCGTCCTCGACCCACAGGGGCAAACGATTCAGCGCGCAAGCGAAGCGATTGGCTTTACGCGCATCGCCGACGTGCGGCAGGGGAAGTTCTTCGAGGTCGAAGTCGCTGCCGACGGTGATTTGGAAGCTGCTCGCGCCGAGTTGGAACGCTTTGCGCGCGAGGTGCTGGCCAATCCCGTCATTGAGGATTACCGGATCGAGTTCCCGGCCGCCGCCTCAACTGGTTCATAG